From a single Bryobacter aggregatus MPL3 genomic region:
- the ilvD gene encoding dihydroxy-acid dehydratase, producing MNLKSYTITQGRDRAPARSMLKAIGFTDEDLRKPIIGIANTWIETMPCNYNLRELAAKVKEGIRAAGGTPMEFNTVAISDGVTMGTEGMKASLVSRDLIADSIELCARGYMFDGIIALVACDKTIPGAAMALLRLNVPGVIMYGGTIMPGKRNGIDITLQDVFEAVGANAAGKISDEELLDIENKACPGAGACGGQFTANTMATVMELIGLAPMYTGSTPQVDPDKDEVARRCGRIIVDAVKRDLKPRDICTRTAFDNAIASVAATGGSTNAVLHLLAMAQEAEVPLKIDEIHAISARTPLLSNLKPAGRFTAADVHTAGGIPVVAKFLLEGGFVDGSAMTVTGKTFGEEASAAVPTPGQEVIQPVSNPIKKSGGLVILRGSLSPEGCVIKVTGIERKGQRGPAKVFEREEDAMKAVTSGQIQHGDVVVIRYEGPKGGPGMREMLGVTGAIMGAGLGDTTALLTDGRFSGATRGFMVGHVSPEAVDGGPIAFVENGDMINIDIEKCTIDLEVEEATLAARKAKWTAPEPKYKTGVFAKYIKTVGSASEGAITSKVF from the coding sequence ATGAACCTCAAGAGCTATACCATCACGCAAGGCCGCGATCGCGCACCTGCGCGTTCCATGTTGAAGGCAATCGGCTTTACGGATGAGGATTTGCGCAAGCCGATTATCGGCATCGCAAACACCTGGATCGAGACGATGCCCTGCAACTATAACCTGCGTGAGCTCGCCGCCAAGGTCAAGGAAGGCATCCGCGCCGCGGGCGGCACGCCGATGGAGTTCAACACCGTTGCCATCAGCGACGGCGTCACGATGGGCACTGAGGGAATGAAGGCCAGCCTGGTCAGCCGCGATCTCATCGCTGACTCGATCGAGCTTTGCGCGCGCGGCTACATGTTCGACGGCATCATCGCCCTGGTGGCCTGCGACAAGACCATCCCCGGCGCGGCCATGGCCCTGCTGCGGCTGAACGTCCCCGGCGTCATCATGTACGGCGGCACCATCATGCCCGGCAAGCGCAACGGCATCGACATCACGCTCCAGGACGTCTTTGAGGCAGTCGGCGCCAACGCCGCCGGCAAAATCAGCGACGAAGAGCTGCTCGACATCGAAAACAAGGCCTGTCCGGGTGCTGGTGCTTGTGGCGGCCAGTTCACCGCCAACACCATGGCGACCGTCATGGAACTGATCGGCCTCGCGCCGATGTACACCGGCAGCACGCCGCAGGTGGACCCCGACAAGGATGAAGTGGCCCGCCGTTGTGGCCGCATCATTGTCGACGCCGTCAAGCGCGACTTGAAGCCCCGCGACATCTGTACCCGCACCGCCTTCGACAATGCGATTGCCAGCGTCGCGGCCACCGGCGGCTCCACCAACGCCGTGCTCCACCTGCTGGCCATGGCCCAGGAGGCGGAAGTCCCCTTGAAGATCGACGAGATCCACGCAATCAGCGCACGCACCCCGTTGCTCAGCAATCTGAAGCCCGCCGGCCGCTTCACCGCCGCCGATGTGCATACCGCAGGCGGCATCCCGGTCGTCGCAAAGTTCCTGCTCGAAGGCGGCTTCGTCGACGGCAGCGCGATGACCGTCACCGGCAAGACCTTTGGCGAAGAAGCGAGCGCCGCCGTGCCCACGCCCGGCCAGGAAGTCATCCAACCCGTCAGCAACCCGATCAAGAAGTCGGGCGGCCTCGTCATTCTGCGCGGTTCGCTGTCTCCCGAAGGCTGCGTCATCAAGGTCACCGGAATTGAGCGCAAGGGCCAACGTGGCCCGGCGAAGGTCTTCGAGCGCGAAGAAGACGCGATGAAGGCAGTCACCAGCGGCCAGATCCAGCACGGCGACGTCGTCGTCATTCGTTATGAAGGCCCCAAGGGCGGCCCCGGCATGCGTGAGATGCTCGGCGTCACCGGCGCGATCATGGGCGCCGGTCTCGGCGACACCACCGCACTGCTCACCGACGGACGCTTCAGCGGCGCGACGCGCGGCTTCATGGTGGGCCACGTCTCGCCAGAAGCAGTCGACGGCGGTCCCATCGCCTTTGTCGAAAACGGCGATATGATCAACATCGACATCGAGAAGTGCACCATTGACCTCGAAGTGGAGGAAGCAACGCTTGCCGCCCGCAAGGCGAAGTGGACCGCTCCTGAGCCCAAATACAAAACCGGTGTCTTCGCGAAGTACATCAAAACGGTCGGTTCCGCCAGCGAAGGCGCGATCACCTCAAAGGTCTTCTAA
- a CDS encoding sugar phosphate isomerase/epimerase family protein encodes MLTRRSLLATVPLALSAKAKPRLRPALCAYSFRQDLQKGTLKYEDLIGIAADNDLDGVDLTVYWFPNTEDSFLMPLKRAAYKAGIEIYSISIRTELTRPAGPERDKMIADIKKWVDVAEKLGAGHIRVFGGPIPKNSTEDEAAGWVAETLLPAADYAGKHGVILGLENHHGVTDRADTIVKIVKKVNSPWVGVNLDTANFPTRIYEQIETIAPYAVNVQVKAMIKDENGPAPSDWDRVAKMLTANNYRGYLALEYEEKEDASIATPPLFKKLREVCARHS; translated from the coding sequence ATGCTCACCAGACGTTCGCTCCTCGCAACCGTACCTCTTGCACTCAGCGCTAAGGCGAAGCCCCGGCTTCGCCCGGCGCTGTGCGCCTACTCCTTCCGTCAGGATCTGCAGAAGGGCACCTTGAAGTACGAAGACCTGATCGGCATAGCGGCCGACAACGACCTTGATGGCGTCGATCTGACGGTCTACTGGTTCCCGAACACGGAAGACAGCTTCCTGATGCCGCTCAAGCGGGCGGCTTACAAGGCCGGAATCGAGATCTATTCGATTTCGATTCGCACCGAGTTGACCCGGCCCGCCGGACCCGAACGCGACAAGATGATTGCCGACATCAAGAAGTGGGTGGACGTGGCAGAGAAGTTGGGCGCCGGGCACATCCGTGTCTTTGGCGGCCCGATCCCGAAGAATTCGACCGAAGACGAAGCCGCAGGCTGGGTGGCAGAAACACTCCTGCCTGCCGCCGACTACGCTGGCAAGCACGGCGTCATTTTAGGGCTTGAGAATCACCACGGCGTCACCGATCGAGCCGACACTATCGTCAAGATCGTGAAGAAGGTGAACAGCCCCTGGGTGGGCGTCAATCTCGATACGGCCAACTTCCCGACGCGCATCTACGAACAGATCGAAACCATCGCCCCCTATGCGGTGAATGTACAGGTGAAGGCGATGATCAAGGACGAGAACGGCCCCGCGCCCTCCGACTGGGACCGCGTCGCCAAGATGCTCACCGCAAATAACTACCGCGGCTATCTGGCGCTGGAGTACGAAGAGAAGGAAGATGCCTCCATCGCGACTCCTCCGCTCTTCAAGAAACTACGCGAAGTCTGCGCCCGCCACTCCTAA
- a CDS encoding inorganic phosphate transporter, protein MSETLILVLLIVFVALAFDYINGFHDAANSVATIVATRVLTPFQAVVWAAFFNFAAAVPLFLTGEAGVAKTVGSGMVELKYVTPLVILAGLLGAIAWDLITWWFGLPTSSSHALIGGYAGAAIARVAFDEGLSNIFHAIVIQGWVKTLFFIVLAPMLGMALAYLLMIIVYWGFRNATPRRMDRWFRHLQLLSAALFSYSHGANDAQKTMGIIAGVLVAAGYLEEFRVDWWVILSAHAAIALGTMTGGWRIVKTMGARLTRLKPRGGFCAETAGALAILFPTYLGIPVSTTHVISGAIAGVGAIRRPKAVRWGLATNILWAWLLTLPAAALVAAICMTLIRVFVGHF, encoded by the coding sequence ATGTCTGAGACGCTGATTCTAGTCCTCCTCATCGTGTTTGTCGCGCTGGCCTTTGATTACATCAACGGCTTTCACGACGCAGCGAACTCGGTTGCGACTATCGTCGCGACTCGTGTGCTAACCCCCTTCCAGGCTGTTGTCTGGGCTGCTTTTTTCAATTTTGCTGCGGCTGTACCGCTTTTCCTCACCGGGGAGGCTGGGGTCGCCAAGACCGTGGGCTCGGGGATGGTGGAGCTGAAGTATGTGACACCGCTGGTGATCCTGGCGGGTTTGCTAGGCGCGATCGCCTGGGATCTCATCACCTGGTGGTTTGGGCTTCCCACCAGTTCTTCGCACGCCTTGATTGGTGGTTATGCGGGAGCAGCGATTGCCCGCGTCGCATTTGACGAGGGGTTGTCCAACATCTTCCATGCCATTGTGATCCAAGGCTGGGTGAAGACGCTGTTCTTTATCGTGCTGGCGCCCATGCTGGGTATGGCGCTGGCTTATCTGCTGATGATCATCGTCTACTGGGGCTTCCGGAATGCGACTCCCCGGCGCATGGATCGCTGGTTCCGCCACTTGCAACTGCTCTCGGCGGCGCTGTTCAGCTATTCGCATGGCGCCAATGACGCGCAGAAGACCATGGGCATCATCGCTGGCGTTCTGGTGGCTGCCGGGTATCTTGAGGAGTTCCGAGTCGATTGGTGGGTGATTCTGTCGGCGCACGCCGCCATCGCGCTGGGCACGATGACGGGTGGCTGGCGCATCGTGAAGACGATGGGCGCACGCCTGACCCGCTTGAAGCCGCGCGGCGGCTTTTGTGCCGAAACCGCCGGTGCGCTGGCGATTCTGTTTCCAACCTATCTGGGCATTCCCGTCTCCACCACTCACGTCATTTCGGGCGCGATTGCCGGGGTGGGCGCGATCCGGCGTCCGAAGGCGGTGCGCTGGGGACTGGCAACCAACATCCTGTGGGCCTGGCTGTTGACCTTACCGGCCGCAGCGCTCGTTGCAGCCATCTGCATGACCCTCATCCGGGTGTTTGTCGGACACTTCTAA
- a CDS encoding DUF47 domain-containing protein — MRLLPREEKFFDQFEAQASLILKASSVLAEACRKGPEALPQAAMRIDELERQGDTIVREIFTRLNQTFITPLDPEDIHQLGSHLDDCLDLLEDTVHCLDAYEIAPIPPEVQELCDLTEKCATSLAAAFGALSKDKPIIEFCRQVDALEEQADHVHRRAVAALFKTTDAIRVMKLKEILDLLESTTDACEDVADVLQTVVVKNS, encoded by the coding sequence ATGCGGCTCCTTCCACGCGAAGAGAAATTTTTCGATCAATTTGAGGCGCAAGCCAGTTTGATCCTTAAGGCGTCCTCGGTACTAGCCGAGGCCTGCCGCAAGGGTCCGGAGGCATTGCCTCAAGCGGCAATGCGTATCGACGAGCTGGAACGTCAAGGCGACACGATTGTGCGTGAGATCTTCACGCGCTTGAACCAGACCTTTATTACCCCCCTCGATCCCGAGGATATCCATCAGCTTGGCTCGCATCTGGACGACTGTCTCGACCTGCTTGAGGACACCGTGCACTGCCTGGACGCTTATGAGATTGCTCCCATCCCGCCTGAGGTGCAGGAGCTCTGCGATCTGACCGAGAAGTGCGCGACGTCACTTGCGGCCGCCTTTGGCGCCTTGAGCAAGGACAAACCGATCATCGAGTTTTGCCGCCAGGTGGATGCTCTCGAAGAACAGGCTGACCATGTGCACCGCCGCGCCGTTGCCGCCTTGTTCAAAACCACGGATGCGATTCGCGTGATGAAACTCAAAGAGATTCTGGACCTCCTCGAGTCCACGACCGATGCCTGTGAGGACGTTGCCGATGTCTTGCAGACTGTTGTGGTCAAGAACAGCTAG
- a CDS encoding ATP-binding protein, whose product MDLEKTLLRKVGEAVTKFKMIREGDRVAVGVSGGKDSVTLLEALLLLQRRAPISFKVCAFTIEQGKFLAPIRPYGEWLLSRGVEWHHFEDPPSLRLLEDEPDHGCDLCSRFRRRAVYEVCKDLGVNVIALGHTADDFCESFLRNALFTGALSSLPPVTYSKNKDFRLIRPLVYVPESLTTEFARGLGCPVIPCGCSQKTGTVRRSVRDFLAEMEQDHPRLKDSLLSALGNIKPQRLLDSRYLDPDQDDEELEPAGASPFRIFTES is encoded by the coding sequence TTGGACCTTGAAAAGACGCTGCTCCGCAAAGTCGGAGAAGCGGTTACGAAATTCAAAATGATTCGTGAAGGGGATCGTGTGGCTGTCGGAGTTTCCGGCGGCAAAGACTCCGTTACCCTTCTCGAAGCGCTGCTGTTATTGCAACGGCGCGCACCCATTTCCTTCAAGGTCTGTGCTTTTACGATTGAACAGGGCAAATTCCTTGCCCCGATTCGACCCTATGGTGAGTGGCTGCTTTCGCGCGGCGTCGAGTGGCATCATTTTGAAGATCCGCCCAGCCTGCGATTGTTGGAAGACGAGCCGGATCATGGCTGCGATCTCTGTTCGAGATTTCGCCGCCGTGCCGTCTATGAGGTTTGTAAGGATCTCGGCGTGAATGTGATCGCCCTCGGTCACACGGCGGACGACTTCTGCGAATCCTTCCTGCGCAATGCCCTGTTTACGGGCGCACTGAGTTCTCTGCCGCCGGTCACCTACTCGAAAAACAAGGACTTCCGGCTGATCCGGCCGCTGGTCTATGTTCCCGAGTCGTTGACAACCGAGTTCGCGCGCGGTTTGGGTTGTCCGGTGATTCCCTGCGGTTGCTCGCAGAAGACTGGAACCGTTCGCCGCAGTGTTCGTGATTTTCTGGCCGAGATGGAACAAGATCATCCCCGTTTGAAGGACTCCCTGTTGAGTGCTCTCGGGAACATCAAGCCCCAACGCCTGCTCGACAGCCGCTACCTGGACCCCGATCAAGATGACGAAGAGTTGGAGCCTGCCGGCGCCAGCCCCTTTCGGATTTTTACGGAATCGTAA
- a CDS encoding RNA polymerase sigma factor, translated as MEFAAHDVIEERPMPARSASNSTPTASEREAQDRFVRENLRRVFSIVYRIVGNVADAQDLTQETFIKALQRKDQLKDAQKGAQWLGRVASNTAIDFLRRKGRVNFTELDSLETPLPDPVNRRADVEMLRSEEAEHLDYCLESLSVRERTALVLRDVEDMPANEVARILGCSPATVRSHIANARTKFRAVFLKRKGEQ; from the coding sequence ATGGAATTTGCGGCGCACGATGTGATCGAAGAACGCCCTATGCCGGCCCGGTCCGCATCCAATTCGACGCCTACGGCTTCCGAGCGGGAAGCGCAGGACCGTTTCGTCCGCGAAAACCTGCGGCGTGTGTTCTCGATTGTGTATCGCATTGTCGGCAATGTCGCCGATGCGCAGGACCTCACGCAGGAGACCTTCATCAAAGCGCTCCAGCGTAAGGACCAATTGAAGGATGCCCAGAAAGGCGCGCAGTGGCTCGGGCGTGTTGCCAGCAATACGGCAATTGATTTTCTCCGCCGCAAAGGCCGGGTGAATTTCACCGAGCTCGATTCGCTCGAAACTCCCCTGCCCGACCCGGTGAATCGCCGCGCTGATGTGGAAATGTTGCGCAGCGAAGAAGCCGAGCATCTGGATTATTGCCTGGAATCGTTGAGTGTACGGGAACGTACCGCGTTGGTGCTGCGGGATGTGGAAGACATGCCTGCCAACGAAGTCGCCAGAATTCTGGGCTGCTCTCCGGCCACGGTCCGCTCCCACATTGCCAATGCGCGGACAAAATTCCGCGCCGTCTTCCTGAAGAGAAAGGGGGAACAATGA
- a CDS encoding thiolase domain-containing protein: protein MRPVSVAGIGKTAFGAFPDRDLKSLAVEAITSCLTDAGVGPEAVQAFYLGNFDGPSFTSQNHLAPYVAGAAGISGVPATRFEAACASGGSAFFHAFHAVASGLYERVLVCGVEKMTSQTTARVADILAGAGDAQTESSVGATFPAIFAMIARRHMFEYGTTREQLAAVAVKNHYNASLNPQAHLRKVITMEQALNGKPVAEPFTIYDCSLVSDGAAAILISSAEDSIRVAACAQASGPVALADRSTITSFAATQIAAHKAYAQAGITPRQVQVAEVHDCFTIAELIAMEDLGFVEAGQSGPWVASGATALSGELPVNTSGGLKAKGHPVGATGVAQLCDLVLQMRGQAGARQVKVANLALAQNLGGSGATSVVTILRKP, encoded by the coding sequence ATGAGACCCGTCTCGGTTGCCGGAATCGGGAAGACGGCGTTTGGGGCTTTTCCCGATCGCGACCTGAAAAGCCTGGCAGTGGAAGCGATTACGAGTTGCCTGACCGATGCGGGCGTCGGGCCCGAGGCCGTGCAGGCTTTTTATCTTGGCAACTTCGATGGGCCTTCCTTCACCAGTCAGAATCACCTGGCTCCTTATGTTGCCGGAGCCGCGGGCATTTCCGGCGTTCCCGCAACGCGTTTTGAAGCGGCTTGCGCCTCGGGCGGCAGTGCGTTTTTCCACGCATTTCACGCCGTAGCGAGCGGCCTTTATGAGCGGGTGCTCGTGTGCGGCGTCGAGAAAATGACCTCGCAGACGACAGCCCGGGTGGCCGATATTTTGGCCGGCGCCGGAGACGCCCAAACCGAATCCAGCGTCGGAGCCACTTTCCCCGCGATCTTCGCGATGATTGCCCGCCGCCACATGTTCGAGTACGGCACCACACGCGAGCAACTGGCCGCCGTCGCGGTGAAAAATCATTACAACGCCAGCCTCAATCCGCAAGCCCATCTGCGCAAGGTGATCACCATGGAGCAGGCGCTGAACGGCAAGCCGGTCGCCGAACCCTTTACGATCTACGATTGCTCGCTCGTCAGCGATGGCGCGGCAGCGATTCTCATTTCGTCGGCGGAAGATAGCATCCGGGTAGCAGCCTGCGCCCAGGCCTCCGGTCCGGTAGCGCTCGCCGACCGCAGCACCATCACCAGCTTTGCCGCGACACAAATTGCAGCGCACAAAGCCTATGCGCAGGCCGGCATCACGCCACGGCAGGTGCAGGTGGCTGAAGTCCACGACTGCTTCACCATCGCCGAACTGATCGCGATGGAAGACCTTGGCTTTGTCGAAGCCGGACAAAGCGGCCCCTGGGTGGCCAGCGGAGCAACGGCCCTGAGTGGCGAGTTGCCCGTCAACACCTCGGGTGGCCTCAAGGCGAAGGGGCATCCGGTGGGCGCCACCGGAGTGGCGCAACTCTGCGACCTGGTGCTGCAGATGCGCGGCCAGGCAGGAGCCCGCCAAGTCAAAGTTGCCAATCTGGCATTGGCGCAGAATCTCGGTGGCAGCGGCGCAACCAGCGTTGTCACCATCCTACGGAAACCTTGA
- a CDS encoding Zn-ribbon domain-containing OB-fold protein — protein MTLATVYTETVIHSAPERFAAEAPYQIALVEFENQKREMVRIIGERVSIGDRVEKTETGYQVKK, from the coding sequence ATGACACTTGCGACGGTCTACACAGAAACAGTCATCCACTCCGCACCGGAGCGCTTCGCAGCCGAGGCGCCCTATCAGATTGCACTCGTGGAATTCGAAAATCAGAAACGGGAGATGGTCCGCATCATTGGCGAACGCGTCTCGATTGGCGACCGGGTGGAAAAGACCGAAACCGGCTACCAGGTGAAGAAGTGA
- a CDS encoding pyridoxal phosphate-dependent aminotransferase, whose translation MKAASRIQELQLEGAFSVLQKARALEAQGKHIIHLEIGEPDFDTPNNVVDAGKSALDAGWTHYGPTLGYEDFRQAIAEHVAKTRGVPVEAKNVCVVPGGKPMIFFPILALVEAGDEVILPNPSFPTYASAVRFAGATPISIPLVEENDFSFDMQRLRDSITPKTKLLILNSPANPTGGVIPAADIREIARLAVEHDFYVFSDEIYSRMYFDEAPRSVLSEPGMLERTILLDGFSKTYAMTGWRLGYGVMPEWMLDAMQKLLVNAVSCTASMVQRAGLAALTGDQSPVDRMMAEFRERRQLFVSMLNEIPGVHCRMPNGAFYAFPNIKGTGMSSEVLADRLLREAGVAALAGTAFGEYGEGYLRFSYANSRSNLAEAAMRMKKLCMG comes from the coding sequence GTGAAGGCCGCCTCGCGAATCCAGGAGCTCCAACTCGAAGGTGCATTCTCGGTTCTCCAAAAGGCGCGGGCGCTCGAAGCCCAAGGCAAACACATCATCCATCTCGAGATTGGCGAACCCGATTTCGACACACCGAACAACGTCGTCGATGCCGGCAAAAGCGCGCTCGACGCGGGCTGGACGCATTACGGCCCAACCCTCGGCTACGAAGACTTCCGCCAGGCGATTGCCGAACATGTGGCCAAGACGCGCGGCGTGCCGGTAGAAGCAAAAAACGTCTGCGTCGTGCCGGGCGGCAAGCCGATGATCTTCTTCCCGATCCTCGCCCTGGTCGAAGCCGGAGACGAAGTGATTCTCCCGAACCCGAGTTTCCCCACCTATGCGAGCGCCGTCCGCTTTGCCGGGGCAACCCCGATCTCGATTCCGCTCGTTGAGGAAAACGACTTCAGCTTCGACATGCAGCGCCTGCGCGACAGCATCACGCCGAAGACCAAGCTGCTGATTCTGAACTCGCCCGCCAACCCCACTGGCGGCGTGATCCCGGCGGCAGACATTCGCGAGATCGCGCGCCTCGCCGTCGAACACGACTTCTATGTCTTCAGCGACGAGATTTACTCGCGCATGTATTTTGACGAAGCGCCGCGCTCGGTGCTGTCCGAGCCGGGTATGCTCGAGCGCACGATTCTGCTCGACGGCTTCTCCAAGACCTATGCAATGACCGGCTGGCGTCTGGGCTATGGCGTGATGCCGGAGTGGATGCTCGATGCCATGCAGAAGCTGCTGGTGAACGCGGTGAGTTGTACGGCCAGCATGGTGCAGCGGGCGGGCCTGGCGGCGCTCACTGGCGACCAATCGCCGGTAGACCGGATGATGGCTGAGTTTCGGGAACGCCGTCAGCTTTTTGTTTCGATGTTGAACGAGATCCCGGGTGTCCACTGCCGCATGCCGAACGGAGCCTTCTATGCCTTCCCCAACATCAAGGGCACTGGAATGAGCAGTGAAGTGCTGGCAGACCGGCTGCTGCGCGAAGCAGGAGTAGCGGCGCTAGCGGGCACGGCCTTTGGCGAATACGGGGAAGGATACCTGCGTTTCAGCTACGCCAACAGCCGTTCGAATCTTGCCGAAGCAGCAATGCGGATGAAGAAGCTGTGTATGGGCTAA
- a CDS encoding phosphotransferase: MSIVRGWRPAEIAIPHEMVSCHNDLKPENVLFNGRRVSLVDWQPSFC, encoded by the coding sequence ATGTCCATCGTTCGCGGTTGGCGACCGGCAGAAATTGCCATACCCCACGAGATGGTCTCGTGTCACAACGACCTAAAGCCGGAAAATGTTCTTTTCAACGGACGCCGTGTATCGCTGGTGGATTGGCAGCCTTCCTTCTGCTAG